A single window of Polyodon spathula isolate WHYD16114869_AA chromosome 2, ASM1765450v1, whole genome shotgun sequence DNA harbors:
- the LOC121328499 gene encoding LOW QUALITY PROTEIN: coiled-coil domain-containing protein 112-like (The sequence of the model RefSeq protein was modified relative to this genomic sequence to represent the inferred CDS: substituted 1 base at 1 genomic stop codon) yields MYLSVLPVSTFICWRMMTLSSPLAVMTNSFISRTGEKEAQAKKAEFIRETEKLKKQIAKLEKDQNAYIYVKKKDVRNEFGTLEDLELKLANNRNIEKAKLQQQLAKIHNSVKRFQRQLKDVKPTPEFVEKLKEIMEEVENAINVFKEEQRQSYEELMKEEKNSSQEIIALEKKFETWALAVSAAPKNCPSLLVKVPLDKTIEDDLPAEVVEYEKFLQETGGRQGGWDDYDHQNFLKVWTKLNGKPGYMKEALLYLPGRTQEDIQLHENWYQEFLFLDESKKEAIQKWKAKKQLEKEELLKQKDKSEEELRQEQLAHAEAQRQKMEQERKVRQTRLHAWKKXKEEERTMEEKQHLREEAEKRRKAKEEQKRQLEVKLEVETYARQKKEQEEFLRIEKEMQERAEQDEKRSQAARGITKFQERDLHKLESKLLEKRAKEEEAAEREDRLAKLKEKVEVHISRDPSRLWRPTKGWEEHTKQIGPTGGGPLLHIPQRAVPSWRQGL; encoded by the exons GTCATGACAAACAGTTTTATATCCAGAACTGGAGAGAAAGAAGCACAGGCTAAGAAGGCTGAATTCATCCGGGAgacagaaaaactgaaaaaaca GATTGCAAAACTTGAAAAAGACcaaaatgcatatatttatgTCAAAAAGAAAGATGTCAGAAATGAGTTTGGAACACTGGAAGACTTGGAACTCAAACTGGCAAATAATAGAAACATAGAAA aGGCTAAGCTTCAACAGCAACTTGCTAAAATCCATAACAGTGTGAAGAGATTCCAAAGACAGCTGAAGGATGTAAAGCCGACCCCAGAGT TTGTGGAAAAGCTCAAGGAAATAATGGAGGAAGTTGAAAATGCCATAAATGTTTTCAAAGAAGAGCAACGACAAAG TTATGAGGAGCTCATGAAAGAGGAGAAGAATTCCTCTCAGGAAATCATTGCTCTAGAAAAGAAGTTTGAGACGTGGGCCTTGGCTGTATCAGCTGCTCCAAAAAACTGCCCGTCTCTCCTAGTTAAGGTCCCATTAGACAAAACCATTGAGGATGATCTACCAGCTGAAGTAGTGGAGTATGAGAAGTTTTTGCAGGAAACTGGAGGGCGACAGGGAGGCTGGGATGATTACGATCATcagaactttttaaaagtttggaCCAAGCTCAATGGCAAGCCTGGGTATATGAAAGAGGCCTTGCTGTATCTGCCTGGAAGAACCCAGGAAGACATTCAGCTCCATGAGAATTGGTATCAAGAGTTTCTGTTTCTTGACGAAAGCAAAAAGGAG GCTATTCAGAAATGGAAAGCTAAGAAGCAACTGGAAAAAGAAGAACTCCTGAAGCAGAAAGATAAATCAGAGGAAGAGCTGAGGCAAGAGCAGCTGGCCCATGCAGAGGCACAGCGTCAGAAAATGGAGCAGGAAAGAAAAGTCAGACAGACAAGACTCCATGCTTGGAAGAAGTAGAAGGAGGAGGAGCGCACGATGGAAGAGAAGCAGCATCTCAGAGAAGAGGCAGAGAAAAGGAGGAAGGCAAAGGAGGAACAGAAGCGGCAGCTGGAGGTCAAGCTAGAGGTGGAGACTTATGCCCGGCAGAAGAAGGAGCAGGAGGAGTTTCTTCGGATTGAAAAAGAGATGCAAGAGCGGGCTGAGCAGGATGAAAAGAGGAGTCAGGCTGCTAGAGGAATCACCAAGTTTCAAGAAAGA gaTTTGCACAAATTAGAGTCCAAGCTGTTGGAGAAACGAGCAAAAGAGGAGGAAGCTGCTGAGCGTGAGGACAGACTGGCCAAGTTGAAGGAGAAG GTTGAAGTTCACATAAGCAGAGACCCATCTAGACTATGGAGACCTACAAAAGGCTGGGAAGAACACACCAAACAGATTGGACCAACTGGTGGAGGACCATTGTTACATATAccacaaag AGCTGTGCCAAGCTGGAGACAAGGCTTATAG